From the genome of Acropora palmata chromosome 8, jaAcrPala1.3, whole genome shotgun sequence:
TATGGCTAATGACAATATTTGATAAAACTGTCATCAAGCGGTCTCCATCTGCTATTAAATTGAAGTGGGTCGCATCTTCGATAAAGTGGGTTACCTTCGTCTACTCACCCGTTCTTCAGGAGGATAGACAAAAATAAAGGCAATAAATTTATCCCGACTCTAACAGCATTCCGTGTACTGGTGACAGCGAGAAcattgcaacaaaaacaagagatTTTAAGAGACTTGCTGTTCTCGAGAGCTCCAGGAAATGAGCAGGTAGTTAGAATCTAGATTACCAGTCATCAATCCAGTCCAAACTATATTCCAAATCGGAATCTTATGGAAATCATGGCCACAACAACAAACAGAGTCCCCATCTCTGTGCTTAGTTAGTTACATCAGTCTCTCATCTTATTGTTCTCCCAATGTAGATCACGTGATTCTCtcaatacatttttttttaatccccCAAAAAAGATTATTCCTTAAAGcggaaaataataataatggttttATACACAATTCCAAAATACaattgataaaattaattgcacgaaatttcataaaattatATCTAATACAAGAGCAAttcaaagtttggttttaaaaaagtataaaaatgTAGTCTGTATCGCGAAACCAACAAAACAAGCTAAAGGGATGATCTGCTGTCATCACAGTCCAGATTACGATcgcaatttttcatttatagTGCTCTCTATCGCCACCAAAACTGTAAATAACGTAATTGACCAGTTAACCAATAAGGCGTGTTTCAGCCACACGAAAAGCAATgttggaaaggaaaaaatgtgcaCGTAATTATTTGATTCAAAATTGCAGACTAGGAGAGTTTAAGATTCCAATCATCACAAAGCCTGTTCACAACGTTTGTTTGATAAGTTTTCTCGATGTCTTGTCTTCTTAGGTAATCCATACTGCAAACCGCCCAATTTTTCTTCACCTTTGTCGACAAAGATCACAGAGCCAACCAAGATAAAGAAATTGGATGATTTTATGATTACCACAAGAGTAGCGATTCACTGCAGAAACTCTTCACAAGTTCAAATAGTGTATAACATTCAGATATATGTCATTGAAGAAAATACAGCGGCCTTCAAGCGTGTGAAGTGGACAATCGGAACCAGTGCAGGAGGAGATTTAGTGTATATCATCAAAGCTACAAGACTCGATTATGGTCTTTATTACTACAAACTCACAGGAAtcattgaaattgaaattggcACCTCTGCGAACAGTTTTGGTTACATCGAGATTACGTCATCTACTTTAATAGTGAATATCACCGGTGACAGAATAGCATCTCAGGGATTTAACAAGACACTCACTCTGAATGGCTCACTCTCCCATGACCCAGATATCGGGGAAGGAGACCATCAAGGACTGAATTTTACATGGCTATGCAGGAGAGACGAGGAAAATTTCCCAAATGATACCAACGTTCCGGTTGTACTTTCTcttcccagattttcaaagagGGGTGATCGGGGAGGTTGCTATGGAAGCGGTGTTGGAAGGTTGTTAACCAGACCAGGGTTTCCATACATTCTGGACCTCGATTTGGATAAAATGAAGGGGAATCAGAATTATGTTATCAAGCTTGTGTTGTCAAAGGGAAAGCAAACTGCCTCTGCTATTCATCGACTGCgaatcaaaaaagaaatcaacgTAGAAATAAGGTAAGCGACTCTGATTTTGCTCATGTAAGTAATATCAAATAGTCAAAGAACTAAACGTGCAATTGAACAAGTAAAGCATAGCGAAGTATCAATTAGTTACTGCGTTAACAGTCCTAAGGACTGTTTGGAACAGACAGGGTGTGCTTGCAAAAAGCATTTGAACGTAATCTTATTTTGGTAACATAATAGAAACATGTTCGACTTTAGTTATCCAAAAATTTAGAATAGATTGAAAATGTTGAGGCGTTACTTGTTGAATCCTCCTcaattctttctttgaatAGTTGAAAGtgttgcaaaataataataataataataataataataataataatacggagaaggagaaggagaaaacTCTCAAGTACGCCCCATTACGTCTGGAGCTGAAACAGCAATACCCAGGGTACAGGATCAACCAAGTGAACATTATAATCGATGTTCTGGGGGGCTACTCCAAGGAACTGTACAGCAGTGTTAGGGATTTGCTAGGAGCGGAACGAAGCAGAGAATGCCTGAGAAGGATGCAGAAGTCGGTGCTGAGTAGTAGCTTGAATATTGTGAGatctttcaaggttttgagCTAAACAATAGACTCGCAATACTAGGAACTTttagttatttgtttatttgtctattttatgactcttttttttttaactatttagagaattttaagtagattcatgtataatattttaaatagtatatcttttgtaaatttatacacgGAGCTAGCTACGGTTATCCGCCTAGCTGTTGttgtggtgttttctttttttttttttttttaatctggcATCCAGATGTGTAcaactgccataataataatagcaataacaaAGATTTTCGGTTCTTAAGAAAATCTCTTTTTTAGCTGTATTCTTAACTGTCGACGCCAAGTGATTCCCTCATCCCGTTTGATACTGGAAAGTCGCTGTACGGGTTTGTTGTGCAGCAGAGCCACCAAATACACATGGACCATGCAAATTctcaacaaaggaaatcagAAGTGGCAGAAGATACAGAATCTAAAGGAATTTTTACTGACGGACAGGAATTCACCCAACTTTGTCACAAGTGCAGGGAAACTTTTAGGAAATGCGTCGTACGTCGTTACTTTGAAAGGAGAAACTCCCAATGGGCGCAGTTCTGTTGTGGGGTATAAGTTTGATACAAATTCTTTACCGTTCGGAGGTACGTGTGATGTCGACAAGCGCCAAGGAGAGGCGTTAAAAACTCTCTTTACATTCAAATGCAGTGGCTGGTATGACGAGGACAAACCACTGAACTATACATTTCTCCATAACAGTAGCGATGGTACTGAGATAACATTGCAATCAGGTTATGCAAGTAAAGCCTCCGCGACGCTTCCTGTTGGagatgaaaaacaacattatACAGTCCAAGTGCTAGTTATTATAACTGATTTTCTTGGATCTGCCGTGTGGACGGTGATCAGTGTAAAAGTAAGTACATATCTGCGTTACTTAGGGATGTTGCTTGTGTCGAACAGTCTAGTGTTTCGTTCTCCAACCACATACCATGTTTGGAGATGAGGGGGTATCTAAAGGTTTGAGCTCATCACATTCCTGATATTACGAAACAAATTGACTGccagattttttttctatccAAGTATCGCTTTGCACTTCAAATCCTTGATGCAAATGTCTAAGCGAAATTTAGGTACCAAAAACATGTTGACTCGTTAATGTCAAATTTTGTTTGCCAACGATGAACCGTTAATTTAGTTTAAGTCAATCATTTGACTTTGGGTGCAGAATTTTTATCATCTTCTGTGACTAACTCTGTCTTCGGCGCAGGTTACAAATCCAATGGTGAGTGTACAGAGTCTGCAACGGGACTTGTCCATTCAGGGTCCAATGAGGACTtacctaaaagaaaacaagattgGTTTAGCTGCTCAAAGAGCTACTGCGATACTGTCTGTGGTGAATCACGCAGAACAAAAGGAAATCAGcttgaaagagaaaataaaggtATTCATCTCTCCAACATAACTCAGCACTGCATTTGTGCATGTTTCACAGGAAATTTTTACTCTCTGCGCACCTTTTCCAGACACGGGTATAAATATGACTGGGCCACATTAACCGGGCGGCACACGTTTTATATTCATTTGCCTTAGACTTTCTACTGATAAGATATAAGACTAGAAGGTTAAATTTATGAAGACTAGTGGAGGACCTCAGTCGAAACATTaacttttcttctttaattCTTTGTCTTCCTTTAACAAACCGCTGGCTCTCTGCTTTTTTTGCAAATCAATCTATGTGTTTGTCTCAAAACACACATTGGAAGGacttttaattaatatttttttgtcatcgtTCTTAGATCAAAGATTTCATTGTCGACGCCTGGTCAGCTGTCAACGTCTCCAATCTAGAGGAGGTATCACAGGTATCAGCAGTTGTTGCCAGCGTAGCGGATAAAAGAAACGAACTTTCCATCATCTCACAGGTAAAACTGACGTGGATCAACAAGCACACAACAAGGAAAACCTTTCAAACCATGATTATCGTTGATCACTGAACAATTCCATCAGCTGTAACAATTGCCTTAACCATAAAGCGTAGCGAAGGCTTGAGCTCACACATGCATACACAAGCATGTCTTTAATTGTAAAAATAAAGACAAGCAAGATTATTTTAAGAATGAGCTCCTTGCGTGCCGCCTGTGTTGGATTCTCCATGTTGAGGAGAACTTACAATGAGTATCACGCCAAACATTTGCGTGCTGGTGTGTAATTTTATGTCCTAGCTTTTATTACTTATATCTGGTATGATAATGACGTTTAAATGCACCTATGTTTCCTCGTGTAAAGGAATGTATAAGAAACTACAGGCGTCTTCATGCAGTTAAGTTTACTTGCTCTAAAGTTCTCCAAGCTACTTTGGCCCAATCAACACCTCTGTGATCAAAGTTACTGCATTGACTCGAGTTATTCCACAGGTTTTCAGTCaatgaaacagaaaatttcAGTTGAAACAACGAGCAACTGAAATATAGAAATTCCAAACTGCTGATTGCAGAGTTGACCCAATGAGGAACAAGGAAACTATGATGTTTCACAATCGCGACCGTCACAACATTCCTCGGGAAATTCAATTCAGAAATGCACAGATTTGGGACCTTTGCGGTTCTCTATCTACTCCCAATCTactcctttttgtttcttttcctcccagtgaaagttaaaaaaaaaaaaaaacaaattgggAGGGCAGAAGAGTGCAATGACTGAATTTCAATTAGCTTTCCCGGAAGTGTCATTTCGTTCGACTGGTTGCACACTAGATGCCTTAGCTTGGATTGGAAGAGCTCAGCTATACCAGAGAGAATCACTTTATTTTCTACTGGGAAATAATTAGTTCTTAAAACCTGATctttattttagattttaaaaGCTCTGCGGAACTTCAGATATCAGACCAGAAAgccttttcaaataattaaaagTAGATCCAAAAACTTAAAGTAAGCGGCCAGAAGCTGATCTTTACGAAAAAagttttattacataaacagGAAAAAGCTGTTGCTGTTATGCACTCGGTGTTGGAATTCATGATTCAAACAGTGAAGAGCAAATCACGTCAAGGTGCACGTGACGAAGGGCTTGTTGCACGGGTAGGGACGGCGGTACTGAGTGGTCTGGGAAACTTGCTCGACATCGCTGCACATGAAGCTAGGGCAGAAATAGATGAGGAAACGTTCATTATCATCACTAAAAGCAGAAGGGAGAAGGTAAACTGAGACATATACAAGGTTTACTTATTGGGCATTCGTAATTAAGGACTCcagattttctttcttgttgttgaTTCTTTCCACAGAATTTATGAATGTTGCTTGTTCTTATACTTGCGTCGATAGTGAAACAAGGCCTCAATGACAGTTGACTATTATTGTGTTTTTGACGACATTTAATCGTTTTCACTTCTTGTTTTAGCTGCATCCAAACCATTTGGCGAATAAATGTTGAACAAATAAATCTTCCATTTcgcgataataataataattaaatcgCGAACTTTTAGGGGCTGCATTTTGTAATGGTATTTTTCCCCTTCTCAGAGCATATTATACTCAAAAAAGATCGTTGGACTAGTTAGTCGTGTTGGCGATAGCTTGGCCTATGTCAAAGAACCTTACGAAGAACCGAGCGTGCTCAGGACTAAGTCTCTCTCTATGGCAGCGGATGTCCAGGATGCCCTCAGAGTTACAGAGGTATCTCTAGAAGATCAGGAAGCTAAAGTTACTCTCCCATCTTCCCTAGAACTGATGAAAGGTGATGGTAAAGTGAGCAAGTTTTTGTCAAGACAGGTTTGTCTAAAATCAAATGCTTATTTTGGGCACATGACAACTGACCACAGCTATGAAACAGTGATAGGAAGGACGTTTCAGAAGAAACCGCTAAGCTATCTCGGACTCTTCGTTGCAATCAActtttttcatgaattttaattgttctaagaagttataaattattatttagtaCACTATTCTCTTTTGAGCCGTTTCTGCCAGATACAATTAACGAGATAAATAGAACAGATCTGAGTTTCACTCCCTCTGCAGTTTCGAAAAAGATATTGCGAAAAGAACGAAAACAGAATcagaaaaatacaaagaagccaattaaaattattattatccaacTAAAACGGGCCGGCATTCCCGTGGATGTCATTGTCACCTTTTATTGCACCTGCGTTAGACCGGTACTGGAGTATTGCTCTCCTGTCTTTCCCCATGGACTGCCCAAATACCTGTCTGACGATATCGAGGGAGTGCAGAAGCGGGCTTTGAAAATAATCTCGCCCTCAATGTCATATACTGACAACCTAACCCGCTTTAATCTACAATCTCTGAAGGCCCGTCGTGAGGTCCACTGCCGTAGGCTGTTTAGCACTGTATTATCGGACCAAACTCACAAACTTAGAGCACTCCTACCTTCTGTGAATAATTCTCACTACAACCTTCGAACAAAGAGGCGGTTTCAGCGGTTCGTATCCAAAACAAACCGTTTTAATAACACTTTTTTACCCGCCATGTGTAACAacttttagcatttttaatcaTCGGATACATTTTGATAGTCCTATATATTTGTAATATTATACTTTctattttattgaatattgtAAATTGTTTCTTGTTACATATATAATATGTTGTTACTGAACGCAATTCAGTCCTGCGACTGTCATGTTTTAGTTTGTTaaataaactatctatctatctttcTATCTATCtaaaaacacaataaaaatggaaaaaggtGTTTTTGTTCTAGCTACTACCTATCTGTGCTCCTTACTTGTACGTATACTTGTAAAAAGAATCCTGGTCTCCAACCAATTAAGGAGCGTTTACATGATACCGGGGACACTTTAGTCCCGGGGTGAGTTCACTTCATATGGCTCTGAGTTCGTTTACACCGGAAAAAGGTCACAACGGAGCGTGTCATACCCGCACTGGTTCACCCCGACTTATGTACTGGAAAGGGAATTTCATCCCGGTACGAAATTCCGGCAGTTGTGCCTGCATTTTTACTCAGACACCCTAGGGCAAGAGGATATGTTGTAAAAAAGCTTATCTCCGTTCCCcatgataattatttagaATCTATTTATGTACATATTCCCTATTTTTAGATACTAATTTCCGTGGCCGTGCAGTCCATTTTAGGATACCATTAATGTGCCACTATTTGCCATCTTTATATTTGGCTGACATCTCACCAATCAGATGTCAACCTATAGATAGCCTCGCTGTGCATTGCACTCAGCTGTGACCACCCACctcgaaacaaaaaaaaagtagccCCGCTGTGCGTCACGGGTCAAAAAACGGGGGATAAGCCCTCTTTCATGATATTCTCTTGCCTAAGGTGTCCCAAAGTATAAAAGTGATATGAAGTCAGGTGGTCATCTTGAAAACACGATACAAGTACAAGTACTCATCCCGGTGTGAAACTTGCACCGGCGCCAGTTTTCTCGTATAAACGCTACCTTTGGATTCTTGATGAATGTgtttaatttcattgatttcttttgcttagGAACCTTCATAtttaggacgaggacgagaacgagtacgagatttgactaccagcttttagcgaaaatacttagaacATCCTAGAAATCACCCAGGAACAGCAGTCAACGAAGTAAACAATtaacacattttttatttgcacTTAATATTGTTTCTTTACTCTTTCATCCTCAGCTTGTAACTTTCAAGTTTAATCCTTATTCTTGGGACAAAGGTGCAGGCGATATAACGTCCTCTGTTCTCGACTTTGAACTGAAAGACGACAGCGGCAATAAACTAAATATCTCTAATCTTCAGCAAAACATAGAGCTCTTCATTCCCCCATTAGTCACACCAACAGTAAAGAGACTTCCAACTTACTTCGTCAAACCAAGTGAAAATGGAACAATGCAGTACCACAAGGTAGTGTTCCCAGGACCAGAATATGCCATTTCTATAAAGATTATCCCTTCAGGCAATGAAAGTCTTACTTTGTGCGTGCGATACGCGAAGAAGCCCACCAcgaaaaattgcaattttaGAGCTGTAGTTCCTGATTATAGTTCGTGCAATGGAACCAAGACAAAGTGTAGCTCTGATCCTTTCTCTGTGACACTCTCAGAGGCTTTAACTGGTCACAGCGGACTTCATTATGTTGGAATCCTATATGAAGTGCTTTACAAACGAAAGACAGACAATGCAACAACGCAAGGTCAGACCAAACGCGTGCGCCGTAGCTGCTCTACAGGCGGACGCCAGAAAAGGTCTTGCGTCGGGGTGAAAGATCCCCCCACAACTCCTCCCTCCATAGTTTTTATAAAACCTTCTTTCAATGCAAGTACAGATGTTAAATACTCTATGGAAGTAAAAATGGCAACCTGTCAGTACTGGAATGAAACGATTAATACTTGGTCTACACAAGGATGCAAGGTGAAAGAATCGCGTTATGTTGATTCTCTTCCCTGTTCtttcatttgtatttatttttgtgttaGCAAGCGCAAATACTGAGTATAGCTCACAACTTCAAAGTTCGGACATTTTCCTTCATCCTCAATCGTAGAACTGAtttttgttggtttcattaTGGAATTTTGATGATGACACGTACTGTTTACCACTCGTCATTTGGAAGGTCTTTCCTGAATTGTTTCTACGCTGTTAGGTGTTTCTCAAAATCCTGTGCAATGAAATTCCGAAAGTTGCTTTACAGAGCCCCAGACTCCCATGGTGCTTTCCTTGCTTGATTCACGCTCAAACAAAATCGTAATCCAACTATGGTTGAGATAACCTTCACCCCACTAGCAATTGCTTTTGTACATATGATCTGTACTGCATTCTTTTCATACAGCGCATTCTGATGCAATTCCTTTCTCTAGTTAATGCAGGCAAGTTTTGATAACTATGAGAATGACTGGGAGCCACATTAATGTTGCCTACGCCTTGTGAGGAtcaagaaaagtaaaaagcGCTGGttatttaaacaaagaaattcaaattgattttgtgtttttatcttATGGTCAAGGTCGGTCCAAAATCGGAACCAGACGCCCTCCAGTGTCTCTGCAACCATTTATCCTCCTTTGGTGGTAATTTTCTGGTTGCTCCAAATCCCATCGACTTTGATTACGTTTTGAAAGAGTTTGGAAATATCTTTGAGTCTGGAAACGTGGTAGTTTTATCAACAGTATTATGCATATTTGGTTTGTGGATCATTGGGCTTCTTATCATCAGAAGAGCCGACAAAAAAGATGAATATAAAGTAAGGAAGTCGAATTTTATCAATTtaattgttgatttttttattcgCGTTTTTACGGCGGTGTGCACCATTCCGTTCCAATAGCTGTTATCacagttgagcctgcaagcaaagcttcttttgtttacagctgcatgtAGACGAGGGTAATGGGTCAGTACAAACTAAAATGACCAATTAGCTTCGTTTATGTGCCAAAACTCATGATAACTGCAATAACAGCTGTCGGATTTTTTTATCAAGAGCATTATAATTCATGAATGATAACGTTAACCTGTATAACCACTGATTTCGGTATTGCGATTTCGGTATTGATTGCGGTTTTCTACCGCAGTaatcgaaaagaaaaaaagcaaaagcgaaaaaaaagaattaataataataataatagcaacgATAATTATAGTAACAACAGAAAATAACCTTAACCTCTGGAAAACCCAATTTGATGTCTTGATGAGGTGGCTGTTTGGCAGCAAACCATGTCAAGGAAACTAAGTATAAAAATGAACCTGCTTTGTCAAGCCGTTCGAATTTAAAAAGTCATAATTTTAGCGATTCAGAATGATGGAACACAGCTCGCTTTTCAAATTGCGCGTTAACGGGTGTCTATTAAACCAAAGTAGATAATCaattcctttttattttcattcctttAAAGGCAGTGGAAAACCTCCGCCTACCCATGGATGGAGAACATCTTTATGAGGTTTCAGTGTATACTGGGATGTGGAAAGGTTCTGGAACATCTGCTAATGTCGCCATGATTGTCTATGGAGAGGAAACACGCAGTGACCCATTATATTTACTCGACAGATACACCGACAAAAAGCTATTTGCACGAGCTAGTGTAAAcaactttattatttcactACAAGACAATCTGCTACGACCGATTATGATTAAGATTTGGCACGACAATACGGGTGACAGCCCTTCTTGGTACATCAACCAAGTCGTCATCAAGGACTTAGAGAGCGAAGAAAAGTGGTATTTTATCTGTAATCGATGGCTTGCTGTCGATAAGGAGAATGGCGAGGTAGAGATCGACGTACCACTGGCTAGTAAATATGAcctttcaagtttcaagtaCAAGTTCTCTACCCGTGTTGCGAAAAGCTTGGGTGATGGCCACATATGGCTTTCGGTGATGACCAGACCACCACAGAGTCCGTTTACGCGTGCGCAGAGGCTGTCATGTTGTGTTTGCGTGCTGCTGTGTGCAATGCTCACGGGGTCAATGTTTTATCAGTTTGGTGAAAAGGATGAAGACACGATCAACTTCGGACCCTTACGATTTAGCTTAAGGCAGCTTATTATAGGCGTTGAAAGTGCTGTGATAGTTGTTCCCCTCAATGTACTAATTGTAACGATATTTCGAAATGTTAAGGTTCCGAGTAAAAATCAGAAATGTGGACAATATGCAGAATCTAGTGGCAACACTGCAACCTCAatcaaaaagataaaaaaaccCGGCTGCCTTCCCCATTTTTTTGTATACATTGGCTGGGCGATATGTATTCTCGCCTCTCTTGTGGCTGGCACATTCGTTGTGTTCTACAGCATTCAATGGGGGAAAGAAGTAGCTAACCAGTGGCTGACATCCGCTCTTGTTTCGTTTGTACAAGACGTGGCAATAATGCAGCCCATAAAAGTTGTTGCCATTGCAATTCTACTTTCTCTCATTCTCAAGAAGCCACCTGAAGAAAAGACCGCTCAATCAGCTTTTGATTCAACCATGAATCCGCAGAGGAACGAAAAAGTTGTTGCCCCGAAAGGAGATGAGCTCACAGAAGCACGAATCACTAGAACGAGTATTGTGGAGACCATCAATGCCATTGCAGAGATTGCATTGTTTCTGTTGTTTGCCATTTGTGTATTTGTAGTGGTCTATGGAAACAGAGGATACAGTCGACAAAGGCTCACGGCAAGTTTAGAGGATATATTCAAGGAATCATTTGAGGAAGAGGTTAGATTCATCTCACTGGCATATTATATCTGCTAACGTTTAGGATAATTTCCTCTCTCTTCAAGGGTTGCACTGTTGCTTGTTATCTTTTGCTTGATACTCCACTGCACAACATTTAAATGAGATACGTGGGACGATTGGCAGtaacatttcaaaactttgcTATTTCAAAAGTTTGGAGGATGGTTTGGCTTATCTTGCAGAAACACTATTTCCTCGACTTCGACAATTTTATTAATATCATAATTTACCGAATAACGGCGTTTCTTTGGCAAGTCACAGTTTCAGCAAGTGCTTTAGTTTTTCATTcacttcttctttctttatttatcaAGCTCTGTCCTTTGGCCTAGTAGGGTGGTTGGCCTTTACAACTGAACCGTCAAACTGTCTagcgtcaaaatcaataaaatcaCTAAGATTACAATCAAATTGCAAGACCACGGGCTGAGAACGAAAAACACAGGCTCCATTTCTAGCATTTTGAGAGGAGAAATTAGTTGTAATTGTTTGTGAGATAAATGAAAACGACATTTGAGCCTCACTTTCTAGGTTGACTCTA
Proteins encoded in this window:
- the LOC141890382 gene encoding polycystin-1-like protein 2 isoform X2, producing MDSKRKVLWSYCLSLLTSFMLFGVSLEDCNRPLGFADGRINDSQITASSVYNNDSILYGPGRARLNGTGGYRASPLGKGASVLSVEFDTAMIITGIATQGYSFNKIPEWTEKYILAYSFRSNKPKYFQKSHSDSSAKTFTGNFDSNTIVRHFVPLPVMLTSIHVIPTKWNRNFAIRMELYGCIADGNECESFPCLNNGTCWEKVRGYQCNCTDGFNGSHCEMNIDDCASNPCKNNGTCKDLINDFTCSDCLPGYTGKTCEQDINECSTNPCHHNGTCSDHVNSFACSCPVGFGGSRCERETGFFLVVWLKLKNMSFTVPLTNQSSPLYRKTEDIVITEVSKMLSAEKDHYFGSALRKFSPIDRNSVVAEILVRTFENSTVDTIDVITRRLQISGGIFVNNYKKFENKGNPYCKPPNFSSPLSTKITEPTKIKKLDDFMITTRVAIHCRNSSQVQIVYNIQIYVIEENTAAFKRVKWTIGTSAGGDLVYIIKATRLDYGLYYYKLTGIIEIEIGTSANSFGYIEITSSTLIVNITGDRIASQGFNKTLTLNGSLSHDPDIGEGDHQGLNFTWLCRRDEENFPNDTNVPVVLSLPRFSKRGDRGGCYGSGVGRLLTRPGFPYILDLDLDKMKGNQNYVIKLVLSKGKQTASAIHRLRIKKEINVEISCILNCRRQVIPSSRLILESRCTGLLCSRATKYTWTMQILNKGNQKWQKIQNLKEFLLTDRNSPNFVTSAGKLLGNASYVVTLKGETPNGRSSVVGYKFDTNSLPFGGTCDVDKRQGEALKTLFTFKCSGWYDEDKPLNYTFLHNSSDGTEITLQSGYASKASATLPVGDEKQHYTVQVLVIITDFLGSAVWTVISVKVTNPMVSVQSLQRDLSIQGPMRTYLKENKIGLAAQRATAILSVVNHAEQKEISLKEKIKIKDFIVDAWSAVNVSNLEEVSQVSAVVASVADKRNELSIISQEKAVAVMHSVLEFMIQTVKSKSRQGARDEGLVARVGTAVLSGLGNLLDIAAHEARAEIDEETFIIITKSRREKSILYSKKIVGLVSRVGDSLAYVKEPYEEPSVLRTKSLSMAADVQDALRVTEVSLEDQEAKVTLPSSLELMKGDGKVSKFLSRQLVTFKFNPYSWDKGAGDITSSVLDFELKDDSGNKLNISNLQQNIELFIPPLVTPTVKRLPTYFVKPSENGTMQYHKVVFPGPEYAISIKIIPSGNESLTLCVRYAKKPTTKNCNFRAVVPDYSSCNGTKTKCSSDPFSVTLSEALTGHSGLHYVGILYEVLYKRKTDNATTQGQTKRVRRSCSTGGRQKRSCVGVKDPPTTPPSIVFIKPSFNASTDVKYSMEVKMATCQYWNETINTWSTQGCKVGPKSEPDALQCLCNHLSSFGGNFLVAPNPIDFDYVLKEFGNIFESGNVVVLSTVLCIFGLWIIGLLIIRRADKKDEYKAVENLRLPMDGEHLYEVSVYTGMWKGSGTSANVAMIVYGEETRSDPLYLLDRYTDKKLFARASVNNFIISLQDNLLRPIMIKIWHDNTGDSPSWYINQVVIKDLESEEKWYFICNRWLAVDKENGEVEIDVPLASKYDLSSFKYKFSTRVAKSLGDGHIWLSVMTRPPQSPFTRAQRLSCCVCVLLCAMLTGSMFYQFGEKDEDTINFGPLRFSLRQLIIGVESAVIVVPLNVLIVTIFRNVKVPSKNQKCGQYAESSGNTATSIKKIKKPGCLPHFFVYIGWAICILASLVAGTFVVFYSIQWGKEVANQWLTSALVSFVQDVAIMQPIKVVAIAILLSLILKKPPEEKTAQSAFDSTMNPQRNEKVVAPKGDELTEARITRTSIVETINAIAEIALFLLFAICVFVVVYGNRGYSRQRLTASLEDIFKESFEEEVDSKDVFWAWINEVFLPGVYETKWYNDRPFSSPEGYISSREAFLVGMPRLKQIRVKEEYPCEVAAAVPEVGRIFRRCIPLYSPEVLDKTRFYFPGWIPVANYSKYNSEYELLRLCPKPWRYNTSTELNTLPYYGSHKFYDGGGYVADLGYNLQTALRVVRNLESNAWIDQRTAVVLVEFTVFEPSTSLFSMAKFLYEVIPTGRPETLARFETLSIYGASNSKLGSVFLAFQITLLLLVAYFLFLEIVKIYRQTCSYFGSFWNWMNLLQLISTITTIVFFFFKENYVSSFVKNVHTNPFRTTSVDYVLFWSELEIVVLSLVIFILTVKFLRIIRFNRNVCQMVASLKLSTPHLVSYSVVFLVNMFAFSLLGWLLFGNDLQSYHSLVASLGTLFQKFLGGELRFNEIQSANRILGPIYIFSFMVSTAFILINMFVAILNDSYGSVKELSGGRFSDADLGDFIKGYYLTRLKRSHEVLKRKLGNFGYRHQVYVRPRKESKFNSKQEGAGSFMSLPSDYPPYVDNWNGDYHSSQLVLLYTDSNENNINLNGEQINSGFAQEEKLVQDSVYTPRVPSTSSHENAKEELVDLLGDLPDATIASSIGINQNVSNAEFMNLLGDLPESMVDDEDTIDNVRKGLANIGAVIRLNKSTLRRFSTTGDKYIVQTNLNMGPSVAVTLRQGRESAQQVITE